The genome window GGAACGTGGCTACTTAACGATTCCTAAAGATATGTTAATTGAACCCCGTGATATAAATGAATTGCCACCAGAAATGGTGACTATTTTATGTACTGGAAGCCAAGGAGAAACGATGGCGGCCCTTAGTCGTCTGTCCACTGGAAACTTTCGCGATGTAGAGATTTTAGCGGAAGATACGGTTATCCTTGCAGCAGGCCCTATTCCAGGGAATGAAAAGAATGTAACTAGTATTGTCGACAACTTATATAAACTCGGAGCTCATGTTATTTATGGATCGGGAAGCAGTTCCGGTATGCATGTTTCCGGTCATGGTTATCAGGAAGATTTAAGGCTCATGCTTACCTTGATGAAGCCGAAATACTTTATACCAATTCATGGTGAATATCGAATGCTGCATCATCACCGTATGCTCGCAGAATCTGTAGGTGTGGAAGAGGGCAATACATTTATTTTAAAAAATGGTGATGTTGTTGATATTGAAAATTCTATTGCCCGAAGTACGAGAACGATACCGAATGGAAACACTTATGTTGACGGGGTGGATGTAGGAGACATGGAATTTGTGTTGCGTGACCGTAAAAAGATTTCAGAGGATGGTATGCTCATGATTATCATACCGATGAATAAACAGGAAGATAAAGTCCTCGCTGATCCCGAATTTATTTCTCGTGGATTCGTAGATCAGAATTTCTCTGAACTCCGAAAAGGAATGAATCGAATTACAATAGAAACAATAAACGAGCTGCATGAAGCAAATCGATATTCATGGAATACTATGAAAAAACAGTTGAAAAGGGCAATTGCACAATATGTAAAAGAACGTACGAGGAAAGAGCCAATGATTGTTCCTATATTGCTGGATATCTAGGACCGCGGGACAGGTTCCTTGACCCAATTAGACTATGGGACGATGAACCTGTCCCTGTGTACCACCTGTGTACCATGAAGGCCAACGCTTTGTGAACTCAAAGTGTTGGTCTTTTTGCGATTAGAGCATTGATAAGTAATATAGATTTATTGCATAATTCTCCCTCTTAACCAAGAACATTAGCACGTATGACTACGCAATTTTTTTTATAAAACATATTTTATTAATATATATCTGCTTGTAATTAAATGTTAGGGGGTGAGAGGAGATGAATAATAGAAGAAGAAGGTCCCCGCGTTTTTGCATCTTTCCAGGATATAATTGGTGTGGTCCAGGGTGTAGCGGGCCTGATAAACCCATTAATGCAGTAGATGCCGCATGCAAGGAACATGATATTTGCTACCGAAAGACAAGAGATTATTGTCGTTGTGATGATCAATTCGTTAACCGGCTTACAAAACTGCAAGATCCATATACCGAAGAGGGACGACAAGCTAGACTAATGCTTCAGTATATGAGAATACAAAGAGATATCAACTGTCTTTTTAGGTAGGAATGAGGATAGGTCTATTAATGAGATAATTCGAAATGCAATGGTGTCTAGTCCCTTATTACACAAAAGTGATAGTGAATAGGGGGACTGACACTTTATTCGTTTGCAGTTGGACGATCAATTTGAGCTAAGACTTGATTAAGCCGTCTTCTGTTTATCTATTTCTAATACACGATCAAAACTTGCATATTTCTCCTGGACAATCATAAAAGCAATAGCTCCTAGTAAACATGGAACCGCGAATGCCATAAATGCATGCTGTGGAGCTAGATTCGTTGTAAGCAATAGGGCGATGGCTACAGGAGCCAGTATTCCTCCGATTCTCCCAACTCCAACTGCTATACTTAGTCCTGTTGCCCGAATTTCTCTAGGGTAATATTCCGAAATATACGGATTGACTAAATTCTGTGTGCCGACTGTACATGCGCCGGTTAAAGCAATCAATAGATATAATAAGAGCGTATTGGAGGACAAACTTAAGAAAACAAAACTAAGAGCCGCAATGAAGAACATGGATATTAATACTCTGCGATGTCCGATGCGTCCGACTAATATACCTCCAAAGATAGATCCGGTAATTTGTCCAATTGAGAGAACGAGATTAAAGGATAAACTTGAAGCGATTCCATGTCCAGATTCCAGCATGATTTTTGGAAGCCATGTCGTTAAACCAGAAATCACTAACATCGAACAACCGACTGCAAGCCAAAAGGCCAATGTACTAACCGTCCTCTTATTAGAGAAAACTTTCTTAATAGGAAACTCCTTTGTACTTTCTTTAAAATCCTCATATTCAAAGTTGTCTGTTGCTTGATAGTTGCCATCAGGGTCGACTTTATTTAGAATACTTGCTATCTTATCCCCTTGTTTGCGAAGGAGATGATAAGAAACGGATTCCGGAAACTGTTTCAAGAAAAATGGCAATGTTAGGAATGGAATAATGCTAAGCCAATATAAAAATCTCCACCCGAGACTTTCCATCAAGTACATTCCAATTAATGAAGCAAGGATTGCACCGATAGAATAACCGCAATACATGATTGCAACTGTTAATGCCCGCTTTTTCCTAGGTGAGTACTCTGCCATCACAGCTACTAGAATTGGCATAATTCCACCAAGCCCCAATGCAGCAACAATGCGCATAATCAGGAATATATCAGCATTTGGTGCAAATCCAGATAAAAATGTAAAGACACTGAATAAAAATAAGCAAATTGCGATAGCTTTTTTCCGGCCAATGATATCAGATAGAGACCCGAATAAAAACGTTCCAATCATCGTGCCAATGACAGAATAGCTGCTAATTGCTCCTGCTTCCACAACAGTAATATTATAATCCTCCATCATCAATGGCAATCCGATGCCATATAAGGCAACATCAAAGCCGTCAAAGGCAATAGCATAAAAACACCAAAGAAATACGAGCAAGTGAAACTTGTTAAATTTACTGTTTGCCAAAACTTGTGATGTCTGAATGGTTCTCGTCATACGTTTTTCATTCCTTCCAAGTAGTTTTTTCTTCTTATTTGCAAAATTCCCATGGTATTAACACTTACGAATACGGAAAAGTGATTAAGTAGAATCTTATCATGAGGTGAAGGTTATAAGGTAATCTCTAAAATGTATCATTAGCTATAGTTAAAAACTATAGACAAGAAAGTTCGATGCAGGTCCAATCTTTTTTAAGCGGACGAAAGCATCTATGCCAAGTCGGGACCAAGAGGTAAAAATTCCTCAAATGTATTATTGGATTCTATCTATGTGATTACATCAATCAGTACTAATCTTATTCCCCCGAACACCAGTAACTTTTGATGGGGAATTTTACAGTAAAATTTATTCAACATATTTATCAAAAAATCTGCTATTATAATATTTAGTATATTGACGAAAGTAGGCTGATTAAACTGTTAAGTTCCCTTCGTTGGTCCGTTTTCTTTATCGGACTATTAATTTTTAGTTTTGGTATAACAATGACAATCAATGTGCAGCACCTTGGGCTTCATCCATGGGATGTGCTCAATGTTTCTTTTTTTGAAAGGGTCGGTCTATCTATTGGATCATGGAATATTATTATCTCCGTAGTTCTTATTGTCATTTCTTGGCTCCTTGATAAAAGTTACATAAAGTTAGGAACTTTTTTTAATGCAATCTTAGTTGGGGCATTTGTTGATTTCTATATGTGGCTTGATTTCTTGCCAGTACCTAGCAATACGTGGGTTGATGTTGTACTGATGATTATCGGGATTGTGATAATGGGCTTTGGCGGCGGTATATATAATGCGGCAGGAGTTGGTTCTGGTCCTCGAGATGGGTTTATGCTGTCAATTTCTGATAAGCTAGGCGCACCTATTGGCAGAGTTAGAATTATTTCGGAGAGCTTGGTATTGGTGATCGGTTTAATTCTAGGTGGTCCTGTCTTTGTATTTACGTTTATTTTTACCTTCATTCAAAGTCCTATTTTCCAGTACTTTTATTTGAAAATCGGAAGAAGAATTAATGAGATAGAAAATCAGCGTTTCGATAAGAAACTGCCAAGTAATAGTGCTTAAAAATGGTTATTTTTTTTAGGTTGGGGAAAGATAAACGTAAATAGAGAGGGGGCGTTACATGGGATTCATTGATAAGCTCAAAAAGGGAAATACATCGTCAGGGGTTGCAGCATTAGGGAATATCTTTCTTGCTGGAATTAAAGGAGTTGCGGCCAGTTTAAGTGGGAATGGAACCATGTTTGCTTCGGCAATGCATTCTCTAGCAGATTCCATTAATCAGGGATTTGTATATTTTGGAAGTGTGTTAGCGGAATTTCCAGCTTCCAAACGCTTTCCTACTGGCTTTGGTCGAGTCATCAATATCTTTTGTATGATTGCGGTCTTAGTCGTGACCATTATGGCATATGAAACGATTAAAGAAGGCTGGCATTTATTTCAGCATCCAGAACAAACTTCAGGGTTTACCCTTAATATCATTATTCTAGTAGCAGCGTTTTTAGTAGACGGTTTTATTCTGTTTAAGGCAATGAAGGAAATTGCACATGAAACAGGTGGGGGAGATGGTGGAATCTTTAGTACAGCATTTAAAAATGTTGGGAAGGCTTCCCCAGCAACACGTTTAGTATTCTATGAGGATTTAGTTGCGACATCTGGCGCTGTTTTAGCAATCATAGG of Oceanobacillus zhaokaii contains these proteins:
- a CDS encoding ribonuclease J; its protein translation is MSTEKNNLLSIFALGGLEEIGKNMYAIEYENDIVIIDCGNKFPDESLLGIDLIIPDISYVIENKDRVRALIVTHGHEDHIGGVPFFLKQVNVPVYATSFTLGLIEIKLKEHRILRESELIEINSDSEVQIGEMNISFFKVAHSIPDCLGIVFNTPDGTIVHTGDFKFDLTPENNERPDIHKMAAIGNKGVLLLLSESTNAERPGYTPSEQMVGKNLEQILMKAKRKVIVSTFASNVSRIQQVVNATKKTNRKLALLGRSMVNVAKVAMERGYLTIPKDMLIEPRDINELPPEMVTILCTGSQGETMAALSRLSTGNFRDVEILAEDTVILAAGPIPGNEKNVTSIVDNLYKLGAHVIYGSGSSSGMHVSGHGYQEDLRLMLTLMKPKYFIPIHGEYRMLHHHRMLAESVGVEEGNTFILKNGDVVDIENSIARSTRTIPNGNTYVDGVDVGDMEFVLRDRKKISEDGMLMIIIPMNKQEDKVLADPEFISRGFVDQNFSELRKGMNRITIETINELHEANRYSWNTMKKQLKRAIAQYVKERTRKEPMIVPILLDI
- a CDS encoding phospholipase, which translates into the protein MNNRRRRSPRFCIFPGYNWCGPGCSGPDKPINAVDAACKEHDICYRKTRDYCRCDDQFVNRLTKLQDPYTEEGRQARLMLQYMRIQRDINCLFR
- a CDS encoding MFS transporter, whose product is MTRTIQTSQVLANSKFNKFHLLVFLWCFYAIAFDGFDVALYGIGLPLMMEDYNITVVEAGAISSYSVIGTMIGTFLFGSLSDIIGRKKAIAICLFLFSVFTFLSGFAPNADIFLIMRIVAALGLGGIMPILVAVMAEYSPRKKRALTVAIMYCGYSIGAILASLIGMYLMESLGWRFLYWLSIIPFLTLPFFLKQFPESVSYHLLRKQGDKIASILNKVDPDGNYQATDNFEYEDFKESTKEFPIKKVFSNKRTVSTLAFWLAVGCSMLVISGLTTWLPKIMLESGHGIASSLSFNLVLSIGQITGSIFGGILVGRIGHRRVLISMFFIAALSFVFLSLSSNTLLLYLLIALTGACTVGTQNLVNPYISEYYPREIRATGLSIAVGVGRIGGILAPVAIALLLTTNLAPQHAFMAFAVPCLLGAIAFMIVQEKYASFDRVLEIDKQKTA
- a CDS encoding YczE/YyaS/YitT family protein, encoding MGLLIFSFGITMTINVQHLGLHPWDVLNVSFFERVGLSIGSWNIIISVVLIVISWLLDKSYIKLGTFFNAILVGAFVDFYMWLDFLPVPSNTWVDVVLMIIGIVIMGFGGGIYNAAGVGSGPRDGFMLSISDKLGAPIGRVRIISESLVLVIGLILGGPVFVFTFIFTFIQSPIFQYFYLKIGRRINEIENQRFDKKLPSNSA
- a CDS encoding cation diffusion facilitator family transporter; amino-acid sequence: MGFIDKLKKGNTSSGVAALGNIFLAGIKGVAASLSGNGTMFASAMHSLADSINQGFVYFGSVLAEFPASKRFPTGFGRVINIFCMIAVLVVTIMAYETIKEGWHLFQHPEQTSGFTLNIIILVAAFLVDGFILFKAMKEIAHETGGGDGGIFSTAFKNVGKASPATRLVFYEDLVATSGAVLAIIGIVLAQTFGILQADGIVSIIIGLLMLFVAFRVGYDNMVGLIGVAAPKDVEDKITSLLLADEAVVDIYRIRIIQEGRLFHVEGTVELKKGLTLADADDIKFRLKDMLLRQSEVADALIGIIEDDDKLSWKP